Within Citrus sinensis cultivar Valencia sweet orange chromosome 1, DVS_A1.0, whole genome shotgun sequence, the genomic segment aattacatatttttcttaattgtagaaaaaaaagagttcaaATCCATCTGAAATCACTAGAGTTGATGTTTGGATTGAAGGCCATCTTAAAAAGAATGGTCAACCTGTTAATGAAGCAGCTTCTAAAGCATTGGTAAGAGATATCTATACAAAGTATTCTTGTTATAACTATTCATATGTATGTTTTTAATAATGCTATTTTGCCTTCTTCTAGGAAAAAGTTAGAGAGTGTCATCATTCAAAAGATAATGCAAGGTCTAACAACATATGTAATGATGCTATTGCAAAAGTATTTGGACCTGAAAAGCGTGGACAAGTTCGAGGACTGGGGTTCGGAGCCACTCCCACTCAATTAGAAGCACATATTCGATCTACTGGAAAAGTAAAAGAACTTCAAAACCAACTGCAAGCTCAATCTGAAAGAATGTCTGTCCTTGAAAAGAATTATGAGCATTTGACAGCTGCGCTTTTAAAACAATGCCAACAGGTAAATGACTATATGATAATGCATATATACATGTAACTAGTTATTTGAAATCCATTCTAAGACTTAAGAGAATTCTAATCATTTACAGAATCCAAGCAAAGgttttgatgatattataaCTTCTCAAGCTTGTACTCCTCAGGTAAtgctttttttaatctttttttagaCTTATTAAGAATGTttcattgaaaagaaaaaaaaaagtactggCTAAACCAACTTTTATTTCTCACTCCTATAAGTTGTAAATCCATATTCGTCTTGCTTATAGTCACAACAAGGAAGCGGTACAATGCAAGAAAATGGCCACTATGAAAATGCAAGATGTTATTTATTGAATTGGTATTCAGATGATGTTGATGAAATAGTGGCTAAAGGAACGATTGCCTCAACAAACCCTAAGGCAAAAGTTCACCACATGCCTCTTGGAAGAGATTGTTGGAAAGTTTGGGTGGAATCAATATCTGATGGTATGGATGAAGTGACTTTATATAAAGTGACAGATGAAGCTCATATAATAGTTGAGGCTTTGGGAAGCACTGTTGCTTGGCCAAAAAGTtgcattaaattgttttaaagaaGGTATGTAGGCATACAAATATTCTCTTtggtatgtatatataattatttttcaaatgcagcaaataaaaattgatttagttAACCTTTTTGTAGGAGTTTATGCCTT encodes:
- the LOC102614999 gene encoding uncharacterized protein LOC102614999 — translated: MRNNQEVVHSMGRLGYARKEHTMKKKSSNPSEITRVDVWIEGHLKKNGQPVNEAASKALEKVRECHHSKDNARSNNICNDAIAKVFGPEKRGQVRGLGFGATPTQLEAHIRSTGKVKELQNQLQAQSERMSVLEKNYEHLTAALLKQCQQNPSKGFDDIITSQACTPQSQQGSGTMQENGHYENARCYLLNWYSDDVDEIVAKGTIASTNPKAKVHHMPLGRDCWKVWVESISDGMDEVTLYKVTDEAHIIVEALGSTVAWPKSCIKLF